The Desertifilum tharense IPPAS B-1220 genome includes a region encoding these proteins:
- a CDS encoding non-ribosomal peptide synthetase yields the protein MNSLEALLTRLSQLQVKIWVEGDKLRYSAPEGVLTAELKQQLRDRKQEAIARLQQSAPISPTPRNAPLPLSFAQQRGWFLAQREGDSALSNLAVQLTIRGSLSVAGLERSLQAIIQRHEILRTTLPERGGIPVQEIAPRVPLTLQAIPASPDEVERQIQQAVHQPFHLEAEVPFRLQLWQTGESEYLLLLVMHHLVSDGWSMGVLFRELNLLYAAFSQGQPPALPPLPIQYADYAVWQQQTLNATFLATELAYWQQQLQGAPARLTLPADRPRQGVQTYRGTTEAVVLSASLTAALKAFSQQMGATLFMTLLAAFKVLLYRYSGQTDLVVGTPVANRNRVELEGLIGFFINPLVLRTDLSGDPSFRELLGRVRQVTLGAYAHQNLPFEKLVEALQLPRDPGYSPLFQVMFVLQNAISVADIQLPGLEVHHARVDTETSQFDLTLDLIEERTEIRGKVEYNTDLFDRETIVRAIAHWQTLLAAIVADPDACISHLPLLTSTEQQQLIAWNPPPVTPVGCLLQQFTAQVAAKPDAVAIESGEGKLTYGELNAKTNQLARYLQQLGVKPDTLVGVCLGRSPLQIIAILAILKAGGAYVPLDPAYPTERLSFILSDAQISLVLTQTDIVNQLPAEHLHYLCLDTEGSVIATQASDNLENRATASHLAYIIYTSGSTGKPKGVAIERHSLANYTEAAIAAYQIARGERVLQFASISFDAAAEEIFPTLLQGATLVLRTEEMLSSIPQFLQTCQAWQITVLDLPTAFWHQLVAELPALNLPDSLRLVIIGGEAALPEPLATWHQYASPDIRLVNSYGPTEATIVTTLCDLSPSVTGVPIGKPVRNAQTYVLDAQLQPVPIGIPGELYIGGRGIARGYLNRPELTAERFIPNPFQPGTRLYRTGDRVRYRRDGNLEFLGRIDHQIKLRGFRIELTEIETTLRQHPQVDDAVVRVQSEQQQLIAYVVTPTQPAELRQFLSPLLPAYMVPSAFIPLDKLPLTPSGKVDRQALPAPDPQHFLGERLLIAPANPTEELLAGIWAEILQIPEISREDNFFELGGHSLLATRVISQVRQVFAVEIALRTLFENPTLAQWAQVITQASQDYQDFPLIPTSRGATVPLSFAQQRLWFLAQLEPHSTAYNLCGAVRLDGVLNREALTQSFNEIVRRHESLRTTFHTVDGRPVATIAPQAPLAIPQIELSETEVQSYLEQEAQTPFDLTQSPLLRVKVLKLGEQSHILLLAMHHIASDGWSRGILVQELAVLYRAFCQNQPSPLPELPIQYADFAVWQRQWLQGEVLTSQLAYWQQQLSGVSSLLALPTDFPRPVVQRYQGKVRVLSFSLELSRALKTLSQQTGSTLFMVLLAVFNLLLSRYTRSTDIVVGSPIANRNRAEIEGLIGFFVNTLVLRTDVSGNPTFRELLARVREVTLGAYAHQDLPFEQLVEVLKPERHLSHAPLFQVMFSLQNAANVPMEWPGLKQSPVELTSHHAKFDLNVSLEETPTGLVARFEYNTDLFQAATIDRMAGHLQQLCAEVVAQPDACLSTFSLLSPAEQHQLLVEWNNTQVDYPQLGCLHHWVEQQVEQTPDAVAVVFENHSLTYRQLNLKANQLAHHLQSLGVGIETLVGICTERSLEMVIALLAILKAGAAYVPFDPTYPKARLAFMLQDSQVQVLLTQSHLIESLPQHQAQIVDLESDFSTYPADNLQVKVTPDNLAYVIYTSGSTGQPKGAMNLHRGVVNRLLWMQEAYQLHSDDRILQKTPFSFDVSVWEFFWPLITGARLIVAQPGGHQDSHYLVNLIQSQQITTLHFVPSMLQVFLQETGVETCQSLKRVICSGEALSWELQQRFFSKLKAQLHNLYGPTEAAIDVTFWECHSDSQLGKVPIGRPIANTEIYILDEHQQPVPIGVAGELHIGGMGLARGYLNRPELTAEKFISNPFKAGKLYKTGDLARYVETGEIEYLGRIDHQVKLRGLRIELGEIEATLLQHPEVQESVVLLREDTPGYPRLVAYLVMDAGVSLNVTELRNFLMDKLPEYMIPSGWVSLAALPLSTNGKIDRRSLPLPPSIRPDSESEIILPRNQIESKLAQIWCKVLQVERVSVQDNFFDLGGHSLLLIEVNSHIKAQFNLNLPIVELFRHPTLQMLAQCINSIDCQAPGKPQASLSNEKIATQKTKQKQRLQKMKSLKNI from the coding sequence ATGAACAGCTTAGAAGCGCTTTTAACCCGTCTTTCTCAACTTCAGGTCAAAATTTGGGTCGAGGGCGACAAGTTGCGCTACAGCGCCCCAGAAGGCGTGCTGACGGCAGAACTGAAACAGCAATTGCGCGATCGCAAACAAGAAGCGATCGCCCGCTTGCAACAGTCAGCCCCCATTTCTCCCACCCCCAGAAATGCGCCGCTACCCCTGTCGTTTGCCCAACAGCGGGGTTGGTTCCTCGCCCAACGGGAGGGAGACAGCGCCCTTTCTAACTTGGCAGTGCAATTAACCATTCGCGGTTCTCTCTCGGTGGCGGGTTTGGAACGCAGCTTGCAGGCAATTATTCAGCGTCACGAGATTTTGCGAACGACGCTACCGGAAAGGGGGGGAATTCCCGTGCAAGAGATTGCCCCTAGGGTTCCCTTGACTCTGCAAGCCATTCCCGCCTCCCCTGATGAGGTGGAACGACAAATTCAGCAAGCGGTGCATCAACCGTTCCATCTAGAGGCTGAGGTGCCGTTTCGCCTCCAGTTATGGCAAACAGGCGAATCTGAATATCTCTTGCTGCTGGTAATGCATCACCTGGTTTCTGATGGTTGGTCGATGGGGGTGCTATTTCGCGAGTTAAACCTGCTGTATGCTGCCTTTAGCCAGGGACAACCGCCAGCATTACCGCCGCTACCGATTCAATATGCAGATTATGCCGTTTGGCAGCAGCAAACGTTAAATGCAACCTTCCTCGCTACAGAACTTGCCTATTGGCAGCAGCAATTACAAGGCGCACCCGCTAGATTAACATTGCCCGCAGACCGCCCGCGCCAGGGAGTGCAAACCTACCGGGGAACGACTGAGGCGGTGGTTCTCTCGGCGTCGCTAACCGCAGCGCTGAAAGCCTTTAGCCAGCAAATGGGCGCGACGCTATTTATGACATTGCTAGCGGCGTTTAAGGTGCTGCTCTATCGTTATAGCGGACAAACCGATCTTGTGGTGGGAACGCCTGTCGCCAACCGCAACCGCGTGGAGTTGGAAGGGTTAATTGGGTTTTTTATTAATCCTTTGGTATTGCGAACGGACTTATCGGGAGATCCGAGTTTTCGGGAACTCTTAGGGCGAGTGCGCCAGGTGACATTGGGGGCTTATGCCCACCAGAATTTACCGTTTGAAAAGTTGGTGGAAGCGCTGCAACTGCCGCGAGATCCCGGTTATTCGCCCCTATTTCAGGTGATGTTTGTTTTGCAAAATGCGATTTCGGTGGCGGATATTCAGTTACCGGGTTTGGAGGTTCACCACGCGCGGGTAGATACAGAAACCTCGCAGTTCGATTTAACGCTGGATCTGATTGAAGAGCGAACGGAAATTCGCGGTAAGGTTGAATATAATACCGATTTGTTCGATCGCGAAACGATTGTGAGGGCGATCGCGCATTGGCAAACCTTACTCGCTGCCATTGTCGCCGATCCTGACGCTTGCATCTCCCATTTACCGCTGTTAACCTCCACAGAACAGCAACAACTCATCGCTTGGAACCCGCCCCCTGTTACCCCTGTGGGCTGTCTTTTACAACAATTTACCGCCCAAGTGGCAGCCAAGCCCGATGCTGTCGCCATCGAGAGTGGGGAAGGAAAACTTACCTATGGGGAATTAAACGCCAAAACCAATCAACTCGCCCGTTACTTGCAACAGTTGGGGGTCAAACCCGATACTTTAGTGGGGGTGTGCTTAGGGCGATCGCCTCTACAAATTATCGCAATTCTGGCTATTCTCAAAGCGGGCGGGGCTTACGTTCCCCTCGATCCTGCCTACCCCACGGAACGCCTCAGCTTTATCTTATCGGACGCTCAGATTTCGCTGGTTTTGACGCAAACCGATATTGTTAACCAGCTACCGGCGGAACACCTACATTATCTCTGTTTAGATACCGAAGGGTCGGTTATTGCTACGCAAGCCTCAGATAACCTTGAAAACCGGGCAACCGCTAGCCACCTCGCCTATATTATCTACACCTCCGGTTCCACGGGCAAACCCAAAGGCGTCGCCATCGAACGACACTCTCTGGCGAATTATACCGAAGCCGCGATCGCAGCTTACCAGATTGCCAGGGGCGAGCGCGTTCTCCAATTTGCCTCCATTAGCTTCGATGCTGCCGCTGAAGAAATCTTTCCTACCCTCCTCCAAGGCGCAACCCTGGTATTGCGAACCGAGGAAATGCTCAGTTCCATCCCCCAATTCCTGCAAACCTGCCAAGCGTGGCAAATAACCGTCCTTGACTTACCCACCGCCTTCTGGCATCAACTAGTCGCTGAGTTACCCGCCCTCAACCTCCCCGATAGCCTGCGCCTCGTCATTATTGGGGGCGAAGCCGCACTCCCCGAACCCCTCGCCACCTGGCATCAGTACGCCTCCCCCGATATCCGCCTCGTCAATAGTTACGGCCCCACAGAAGCCACCATTGTCACGACGCTGTGCGACTTGTCGCCCTCTGTAACCGGGGTTCCCATCGGCAAACCCGTGCGGAACGCCCAAACCTACGTCCTAGATGCCCAGTTGCAGCCCGTCCCCATCGGCATTCCCGGAGAACTTTATATTGGGGGAAGAGGCATTGCGCGGGGATATCTCAACCGCCCCGAATTAACCGCAGAACGGTTTATCCCCAACCCCTTTCAACCGGGAACCCGCCTTTATCGTACAGGCGATCGCGTTCGCTACCGTCGGGATGGTAACTTAGAATTCCTCGGCAGAATTGACCATCAAATTAAGCTGCGCGGCTTCCGCATCGAGTTAACCGAAATTGAAACCACCCTGCGCCAGCATCCCCAGGTTGACGACGCCGTTGTTCGAGTTCAGTCCGAACAACAGCAGCTAATCGCCTATGTTGTCACCCCCACTCAACCTGCCGAACTGCGACAATTTTTAAGCCCGCTTCTCCCCGCCTACATGGTGCCAAGCGCCTTTATTCCCTTAGACAAGCTCCCCCTCACGCCAAGCGGCAAAGTCGATCGTCAAGCCCTGCCAGCCCCCGATCCGCAGCATTTTCTAGGGGAACGGCTGCTAATTGCCCCGGCGAACCCTACCGAGGAGTTGCTGGCGGGAATTTGGGCTGAAATTCTCCAAATTCCTGAAATTAGCCGAGAGGATAACTTCTTTGAGTTGGGCGGCCATTCCCTACTAGCGACGCGCGTCATTTCCCAAGTCCGCCAAGTCTTTGCAGTTGAGATTGCCCTACGCACCCTCTTTGAGAATCCCACCTTGGCTCAATGGGCGCAAGTGATTACCCAAGCGTCCCAAGACTATCAGGATTTCCCCCTCATTCCTACTTCTAGAGGCGCAACCGTTCCCCTCTCCTTTGCCCAGCAGCGGTTGTGGTTCCTGGCTCAGTTGGAACCCCACAGCACCGCCTATAATCTTTGCGGGGCGGTTCGCCTGGATGGAGTGTTAAACCGGGAAGCCTTAACCCAAAGCTTTAATGAAATTGTCCGCCGCCACGAAAGCCTCCGCACCACCTTTCACACCGTTGACGGACGCCCGGTTGCCACTATCGCCCCGCAAGCACCGCTAGCCATTCCCCAGATAGAACTCTCGGAAACTGAAGTGCAGTCCTATCTGGAACAGGAGGCGCAAACGCCCTTCGACTTAACCCAGTCTCCCCTATTGCGGGTGAAGGTGCTGAAACTGGGGGAACAGTCTCATATTCTGCTGCTGGCGATGCACCATATTGCCTCGGATGGGTGGTCGCGGGGGATTTTGGTGCAAGAATTGGCGGTACTGTATCGCGCCTTCTGCCAAAACCAACCCTCTCCCTTACCGGAATTGCCCATTCAGTATGCAGACTTTGCGGTTTGGCAGCGTCAATGGTTGCAAGGGGAAGTTCTCACCTCCCAGTTGGCTTACTGGCAGCAGCAACTCTCAGGAGTGAGTAGCCTGCTAGCCTTACCGACAGACTTCCCGCGCCCGGTGGTGCAGCGCTACCAGGGGAAAGTACGGGTTCTCTCATTCTCTCTCGAACTCAGTCGCGCCCTCAAGACTCTCAGCCAGCAAACGGGCAGCACGTTATTTATGGTGCTGTTGGCGGTCTTTAATCTGCTGCTATCCCGCTATACTCGCAGTACGGATATTGTAGTCGGTTCCCCGATTGCCAATCGCAACCGCGCCGAGATTGAGGGGTTGATTGGTTTCTTTGTCAATACGCTGGTATTGCGGACGGATGTATCGGGAAATCCAACGTTTCGGGAATTGCTGGCGCGGGTACGGGAGGTAACGCTGGGGGCTTATGCCCATCAAGATTTACCTTTTGAACAGTTGGTAGAAGTTCTGAAGCCGGAACGTCATTTAAGCCACGCGCCGCTGTTCCAAGTGATGTTTAGCTTGCAGAATGCAGCGAATGTCCCGATGGAATGGCCGGGTTTAAAGCAAAGTCCGGTTGAGTTGACTAGCCATCATGCTAAGTTCGATCTCAATGTTTCTCTAGAAGAGACGCCTACAGGGTTAGTTGCGCGTTTTGAGTACAACACGGATTTATTTCAAGCGGCGACAATTGACCGCATGGCAGGACATTTACAGCAATTATGCGCTGAAGTGGTTGCCCAGCCCGATGCTTGTCTCTCAACTTTCTCGTTACTGTCTCCCGCAGAACAGCACCAGCTTTTGGTGGAGTGGAACAACACCCAGGTAGATTATCCTCAACTGGGGTGTCTGCATCATTGGGTAGAACAACAGGTTGAACAAACCCCGGATGCTGTTGCAGTGGTTTTTGAAAACCACTCTCTTACCTATCGGCAACTCAATCTTAAAGCCAATCAACTCGCCCATCATCTCCAATCTCTCGGCGTTGGGATAGAAACCTTAGTTGGAATCTGTACAGAACGTTCCCTAGAGATGGTTATCGCCCTATTAGCCATCCTTAAAGCGGGTGCGGCTTACGTTCCCTTCGACCCGACTTATCCTAAAGCTAGATTAGCGTTCATGTTGCAAGACTCTCAAGTCCAAGTCTTGCTCACTCAATCTCATCTGATTGAGAGCTTACCCCAACATCAAGCCCAAATCGTTGATTTAGAGAGCGATTTCTCAACTTATCCAGCAGACAATCTTCAGGTAAAAGTTACCCCGGATAACTTAGCTTACGTTATCTATACCTCTGGTTCCACAGGACAACCCAAAGGGGCGATGAACTTGCATCGAGGAGTTGTTAACCGTCTCTTGTGGATGCAAGAAGCGTATCAACTGCATTCTGATGACCGAATTTTACAGAAAACCCCATTCAGCTTTGATGTTTCGGTTTGGGAATTCTTCTGGCCTTTAATCACAGGTGCTAGATTAATTGTCGCCCAACCCGGAGGACATCAGGATAGTCATTACTTAGTCAATCTCATCCAATCTCAACAGATTACTACCTTGCATTTCGTCCCCTCCATGCTGCAAGTCTTTCTCCAAGAAACCGGAGTCGAGACTTGCCAGAGTCTCAAACGAGTGATTTGTAGTGGAGAAGCCTTAAGTTGGGAATTACAACAGCGCTTCTTTAGCAAACTGAAAGCCCAACTGCATAATCTCTATGGCCCAACTGAAGCCGCCATTGATGTCACCTTCTGGGAATGTCATTCAGACAGTCAATTAGGGAAAGTTCCGATTGGCAGACCTATAGCTAATACCGAGATTTATATTCTAGACGAACATCAACAACCCGTCCCCATCGGCGTAGCAGGAGAATTACATATTGGTGGAATGGGATTAGCCAGAGGATACTTAAATCGACCGGAATTAACCGCTGAAAAGTTTATCTCAAATCCCTTTAAGGCAGGGAAGCTATATAAAACAGGAGACTTGGCGAGATATGTAGAAACTGGAGAGATTGAATATTTAGGAAGAATCGACCATCAGGTCAAACTGAGAGGATTGCGGATTGAATTAGGGGAAATTGAGGCAACTTTACTTCAGCATCCAGAGGTTCAGGAATCGGTTGTGCTGTTGCGCGAAGATACGCCCGGTTATCCGCGCCTAGTTGCCTATTTGGTGATGGATGCAGGAGTTAGCCTTAATGTGACAGAACTGCGAAACTTTTTAATGGATAAACTTCCCGAATATATGATTCCTTCGGGTTGGGTTTCGCTGGCTGCTTTGCCGCTGAGTACGAATGGTAAAATCGATCGGCGATCGCTCCCACTTCCTCCCTCAATTCGCCCCGACAGCGAAAGCGAAATTATCTTACCCCGAAATCAGATTGAATCTAAGCTTGCTCAGATTTGGTGCAAAGTTCTACAGGTTGAACGGGTTAGCGTTCAAGACAATTTCTTCGATCTGGGCGGACATTCGCTTCTATTGATTGAGGTAAATAGTCATATCAAAGCTCAATTCAATCTCAATTTACCCATTGTTGAACTCTTTAGACATCCCACGTTGCAAATGCTAGCTCAATGCATTAATTCTATTGATTGTCAAGCCCCAGGCAAACCTCAAGCGAGTCTTTCTAACGAAAAAATAGCCACTCAAAAAACCAAACAAAAACAACGCTTGCAGAAAATGAAATCCTTGAAAAATATATAA
- a CDS encoding type I polyketide synthase, whose product MNFPRTGLEIAIIGLSGRFPESQKLDDFWQKIKAGERLIKPFSQNSQKFGAILENIDQFDANFFGFSPREAEILDPQHRLFLECAWEALENAGYDSEQTEKLIGVYAGVGMGTYLFHNLYPHPGLVESQGFLQTLISTDKDYVPTRVSYKLNLTGPSISVGTACSSSLVAVHLACQSLLSGECDMALAAGVSIKVPQNERTLSPEGIISPDGECRAFDARANGTVGGNGVGVVVLKRLEEALNDRDRIYAVIKGSAIDNDGSQKVGYTAPSQLGQTRAIQAAHLMAEVEPETITYLEAHGTGTPLGDPIEVAAMTAAFGTSQTQFCAIGSVKTNVGHLDAAAGIVGLIKTALALHEKVLPPSLNFETPNPQIDFANSPFYVNTQLTPWAAGAFPRRAGVSSFGFGGTNVHAVLEEAPELSPVSPSRSWQLLALSAKTEAALEQATANLGEYLHQQPDLDLADVAYTLHLGRRAFEYRRFAVVSNQADAIQQLGSLTTGCADSNPSVVFMFTGQGSQYVNMGRELYEKEGIFRETCDRAFSFLQSHCGLDLRSRLYSDAAEPLQQTAIAQPALFVVEYALAQLWMSWGIQPAALIGHSIGEYVAATLAGVFSLEDALTLVTRRGQLMQQQPPGAMLAVSLAADEIHPMLPGQLSVAASNSPKACVISGPEAEIAQFAAQLAQQDISTRRLQTSHAFHSAMMDEIVAPFAECVRQVTLNAPQIPLISNVTGTWLTAQQATDPHYWGQHLRQGVQFAPGIAELLADSPSLFLEVGPGRTLTTLVKQQAPQRTVLPSLPHPKEPQSEIGFILNTLGKLWLAGVRVDWQGFHREETRRRVPLPSYPFERQRYWIDPPAEATPTRLVKKREIGQWFYLPSWQRSSFLPSPSEPSGWVLVFVDEAGFGDRLLEPLSNRIVVKVGSEFAQLDEFTYTLNPHHREDYVTLLAHLSRLGQFPTQILHLWNYTQADLDFERAQTLGFYSLLHLAQALGDRPKLSLLVVSNGLQDVMGTEALAPVKATLLGAVQVISQEYPNLHCRSLDLEEGELTAKQVQQLRAELDRDSTERIVAYRQQYRWVQRFEPIELTDNSVEYSRWRQGGVYLIIGGLGRIGSAIAQFLAQTYQAKLILTGRSGDCLNPSQTETLHTLEAAGAEVLILRADVANLEQMRQVVQQAETRFGTLNGVIHAAGKVGDGLFCPIPQIDEAAVEPHFRPKIQGLEVLQTLLQDKPLDFCLLCSSLSSVLGGWGTAAYSAANLYMDAWACQQNRNARFPWIVVNWDIWQGSVTSSLAEFALTPEEGLDALQRILSQAEMDRVIVSTTDLKTRLRQAFTVQPPEKPPLHVRTQLPASYLAPRTPLEELLVRLWEDLLGIQPIGVCDNFFELNGDSLLATRSISQTEAQTQIKLPIQQLFETPTIAGLAEYLETVRSLNQQLQPLTLTAALAYEEGEL is encoded by the coding sequence ATGAATTTTCCCAGAACCGGATTAGAAATTGCCATTATTGGACTGTCAGGACGCTTTCCTGAAAGTCAAAAATTGGATGACTTTTGGCAAAAGATTAAAGCGGGCGAACGACTTATTAAACCGTTTAGCCAGAATTCTCAAAAATTTGGGGCAATTTTAGAAAATATTGACCAATTTGACGCTAATTTCTTCGGCTTTAGTCCCAGAGAAGCCGAAATACTCGACCCGCAGCATCGCCTATTTCTCGAATGTGCTTGGGAAGCCTTAGAGAATGCGGGATATGATAGCGAACAAACTGAAAAATTGATTGGCGTTTATGCCGGAGTGGGGATGGGAACGTACCTATTCCATAATCTCTATCCCCATCCTGGCTTAGTCGAATCCCAAGGCTTTTTACAAACCCTGATTTCCACCGATAAAGATTACGTCCCAACGCGGGTTTCCTATAAGTTAAATCTGACAGGACCGAGTATCAGCGTGGGAACGGCGTGTTCGAGTTCTCTGGTGGCGGTGCATTTAGCCTGCCAAAGCTTGTTAAGCGGGGAATGCGACATGGCACTAGCGGCGGGCGTTTCCATCAAAGTTCCCCAAAACGAACGCACCCTTTCCCCAGAAGGGATTATTTCACCCGATGGCGAATGTCGCGCCTTTGACGCGCGGGCGAATGGAACCGTTGGGGGGAATGGGGTTGGGGTTGTGGTGTTGAAGCGCTTAGAAGAGGCGTTGAACGATCGCGATCGCATCTATGCTGTCATTAAAGGGTCTGCGATCGATAACGACGGTTCCCAAAAAGTCGGGTACACCGCCCCCAGCCAACTCGGACAAACCCGCGCCATCCAAGCCGCGCATTTGATGGCGGAAGTGGAACCGGAAACCATTACCTACCTAGAAGCCCACGGAACCGGAACCCCTTTAGGCGATCCGATTGAAGTTGCAGCAATGACGGCGGCGTTTGGCACCTCGCAAACCCAATTTTGTGCTATTGGTTCCGTCAAAACCAATGTCGGACATTTAGACGCCGCCGCTGGAATTGTGGGTTTAATCAAAACCGCCCTCGCCCTCCACGAAAAGGTTTTACCCCCCAGCCTCAACTTTGAGACGCCGAACCCGCAAATTGACTTTGCCAACAGTCCATTTTACGTCAATACCCAACTTACCCCTTGGGCGGCTGGCGCTTTCCCGCGTCGCGCTGGGGTGAGTTCCTTTGGCTTTGGCGGAACCAACGTTCACGCCGTTTTAGAAGAAGCGCCGGAATTATCCCCAGTCAGTCCTTCTCGATCCTGGCAGTTACTCGCGCTTTCCGCTAAAACAGAGGCGGCTTTAGAACAGGCGACGGCAAATTTAGGGGAATACCTGCACCAGCAACCCGACTTAGATTTAGCCGATGTTGCCTATACTCTGCATTTAGGCCGCCGCGCCTTTGAGTATCGCCGGTTCGCCGTTGTTTCCAACCAGGCGGACGCCATCCAACAGTTAGGATCGCTGACAACGGGCTGTGCAGACTCCAACCCTAGTGTCGTCTTCATGTTTACCGGACAGGGTTCGCAGTACGTCAACATGGGGCGAGAACTCTACGAGAAAGAAGGCATTTTTCGGGAAACTTGCGATCGCGCTTTCTCTTTCCTCCAATCTCATTGTGGCTTAGACTTGCGTTCCCGGCTCTACTCAGACGCGGCTGAACCCCTGCAACAAACCGCCATTGCTCAACCTGCCTTATTTGTGGTTGAATACGCCTTGGCTCAATTGTGGATGTCTTGGGGCATTCAACCGGCTGCCCTGATCGGTCATAGTATTGGGGAATATGTCGCCGCCACGCTAGCCGGAGTCTTTAGCTTAGAAGACGCGCTCACCCTCGTCACCCGGCGCGGTCAATTGATGCAGCAGCAGCCCCCAGGCGCGATGCTAGCGGTGAGTTTGGCAGCGGACGAGATCCACCCCATGCTGCCCGGTCAACTCTCTGTTGCCGCCAGTAACAGCCCCAAAGCCTGCGTGATTTCTGGCCCGGAGGCAGAGATTGCCCAATTTGCCGCCCAACTTGCCCAACAGGATATTTCGACGCGGCGCTTGCAGACTTCCCACGCCTTCCACTCAGCGATGATGGATGAGATCGTTGCACCGTTTGCAGAGTGCGTTCGCCAAGTTACTTTAAACGCGCCGCAAATTCCCCTAATTTCCAATGTCACTGGCACCTGGTTAACCGCGCAGCAAGCCACCGATCCGCATTACTGGGGACAACACCTGCGCCAGGGGGTGCAATTTGCGCCGGGAATTGCGGAGTTATTGGCAGACTCGCCCTCCCTATTCTTGGAAGTGGGGCCGGGACGCACCTTAACCACCCTCGTGAAGCAACAAGCCCCCCAACGTACCGTTCTGCCCTCGCTGCCCCATCCCAAGGAGCCGCAATCAGAAATTGGCTTTATCTTAAATACATTGGGCAAACTGTGGCTGGCTGGCGTTCGCGTAGATTGGCAGGGCTTCCACCGGGAGGAGACGCGCCGCCGGGTACCGCTTCCCAGCTATCCCTTTGAACGCCAGCGCTATTGGATCGATCCGCCCGCTGAGGCAACTCCAACCCGTTTAGTGAAAAAGCGGGAGATTGGGCAATGGTTCTATCTTCCTTCCTGGCAGCGGTCTAGCTTTCTGCCTTCTCCCTCAGAACCTTCGGGTTGGGTGTTGGTGTTTGTCGATGAGGCAGGATTTGGCGATCGCCTTTTAGAACCATTATCCAATCGGATTGTCGTCAAAGTTGGCTCAGAATTTGCTCAACTTGATGAATTCACCTATACCCTGAATCCCCATCATCGAGAAGATTATGTCACCTTACTGGCGCACCTTTCCCGCTTGGGGCAATTTCCGACTCAGATTTTGCATTTATGGAATTATACCCAAGCCGATCTCGACTTTGAGAGGGCGCAAACTCTCGGTTTCTATAGCTTGCTGCATTTAGCGCAGGCATTGGGAGATCGACCGAAATTATCTTTGTTAGTGGTTTCCAATGGGTTGCAGGATGTTATGGGAACCGAAGCCTTAGCCCCAGTGAAAGCCACGCTACTGGGGGCAGTTCAGGTAATTTCCCAAGAATATCCCAATCTGCACTGCCGCAGCCTGGATCTCGAAGAGGGAGAACTGACTGCTAAACAGGTGCAGCAATTACGGGCAGAACTGGATCGCGACTCTACCGAACGCATCGTCGCCTATCGCCAGCAATATCGCTGGGTGCAACGGTTTGAACCGATTGAACTGACGGATAACAGCGTTGAATATTCTCGCTGGCGACAAGGGGGAGTTTACCTGATTATCGGTGGCTTAGGTCGGATTGGCAGCGCGATCGCGCAATTCCTCGCCCAGACGTATCAAGCCAAATTAATTCTAACGGGACGCTCTGGCGACTGCCTGAACCCCAGTCAAACCGAAACCCTCCACACCCTAGAAGCAGCGGGTGCAGAAGTATTAATTTTGCGGGCGGATGTGGCGAACCTGGAACAGATGCGCCAAGTCGTGCAACAAGCCGAAACGCGCTTTGGTACTCTCAATGGCGTTATTCACGCGGCAGGTAAGGTTGGCGATGGTCTATTTTGTCCGATTCCCCAAATTGATGAAGCGGCGGTAGAACCGCATTTTCGTCCCAAAATTCAGGGACTAGAAGTGCTGCAAACCCTATTGCAAGATAAACCCCTCGATTTCTGCTTGCTGTGTTCTTCCCTTTCTAGCGTATTGGGAGGATGGGGGACAGCGGCCTATAGTGCGGCTAACTTATATATGGATGCTTGGGCGTGCCAGCAAAACCGCAATGCCCGTTTCCCTTGGATCGTCGTGAATTGGGATATTTGGCAGGGAAGCGTCACTTCTAGTTTGGCAGAATTTGCCCTCACCCCGGAAGAAGGGTTAGACGCCCTGCAACGCATCCTATCTCAGGCTGAGATGGATCGGGTTATTGTTTCTACCACAGATTTAAAGACGCGCCTGCGCCAAGCTTTTACCGTGCAACCGCCAGAAAAGCCGCCGTTGCATGTTAGAACCCAACTCCCGGCTTCCTACCTTGCCCCCCGCACTCCCTTAGAGGAATTGTTAGTTCGCCTCTGGGAAGACTTGCTAGGCATTCAGCCTATCGGCGTTTGCGATAACTTCTTTGAACTCAACGGCGACTCGCTGCTAGCCACGCGATCGATTTCGCAGACAGAGGCGCAAACTCAAATCAAACTCCCCATTCAACAACTGTTTGAAACCCCCACCATTGCCGGGTTAGCGGAATATCTCGAAACCGTGCGTTCCCTGAACCAGCAACTGCAACCCTTGACCCTAACCGCCGCCCTAGCTTATGAGGAGGGCGAACTATGA